Below is a genomic region from Sorghum bicolor cultivar BTx623 chromosome 9, Sorghum_bicolor_NCBIv3, whole genome shotgun sequence.
TTTACCTCCCGAACTATTAAACGGTCTAATTTACCCCCTGAACTATCCAAAACCGTTCAAATCACTCCGCGGGCGGTTTTTACGGCAGTTTTGCTACAGTAACTgtagttttaaatttttctttttctatttgttttcgccgaatctttgaaaaatcatagtaaatcataaaaaatcataaaatagaaaatataattttgttagactccacatgagtagatctacacaatgaatatataatatggtataattTAGTATAAATTTCGTACTCATTTGATcatatataacttagttatagatttatttaggttaatgcttgttaaatataaataaatctataactaagttatacatgatccgatgagtatgaaatatttactatagttcaagcatagaataattagttcaatgaattattccaattaattacagataaaatttaattttttctaactaatttaaagctacagagaaatttgtactaaagtataccatattatatattcattgcgtagatctactcatgcggagtccaacaaaattagattttctattttatgatttttctgtgatttattatgatttttcaaagattatatgaaaacaaatagggaaaaagaaaaagtcaaaacCACAGTTACTGTAGCAAAATCATGGTTATTGTAGCAAAACTGCCGTAAAAACCGCCCGGGGGTGATTTGAACGCTTTTGGATAGTTCAGGGGTGAATCAGATCGTTTCATAGTTCGAGAGGTAAAGTAGACACCACCCCATAGTTCAGGGGGTGatgtagattttttttcttttttatattaTTTCAGTGTCTTTCTAGCTTACAAACTgaggtatgtatgtatgtatgtgctCAAGAATTGGCAGCAAACGAGGTATGTATGTGCTGCACTAGTATATAAAATTCTAGCTTACAACGCCTTACAATGTGTGTATGGTGTCGCCTAGGCGTCCGCCACAAACGCCTAGGCATTGTGAAGGGGGTCAGGCGCCGCGCCTCGCCGCAGCGCCTCAAAAATATTGGTTCGGGGGCTGCCTCACATTGAGTACGCAGGCGAGCTGTGTGACAGCTGCCTAGCCGGAAAGCAAAGGAGGTTATCGGTCCCGAAGATGGCGAAGTATCGTGTGGCTAAGGTCCTGGAGCTGGTTCACGGTGACCTCTGTGGGCCAATCATGCCAGAAACACATGGAGACTGCAAGTATTTTGTCTTGCTAGTAGATGACTGTAGTCGGTTCATGTGGCTGTAGCTTATGACCAGCAAGAGCGAAGGGCGAAAGCTATCAAGAAGTTCAAGGCACGTGCGGAGGCGGAGATCAGCAAGAAGTTGAGTGTGCCACGGACCGATCGCGGAGGCGAATTCACTTCTGTGGAGTTTGTTGCAAACTATACGAAGGAAGGTGTGGTGCGCCCACACCGCGTTGTACACACCGCAGCAGAATGGCGTGGTGGAGAGGCGCAACCAGATTGTGGTTGGCATGGCGAGGTCGATGATGAAGGCCAAGAAGATGCCCACAGAGTTTTAGGGTGAGGCGGTGACCACGACGGTGTTCATCCTCAACCACAGGCCCACCAAGTCCCTGAAGGGCAAGACGTCATTCGAGGCTTGGCATGGACGCAAGCTGGATGTCTCCTTCCTCAGCACATTTGGCTGTATTGGCCATGTCAAGAACACAAAGCCCCACCTGTGCAAGGTAGAGGACAGAAGCACACCTATAGTGTTGTTGGGCTATGAGGAGGGCAGGAAGGCCTATCGGCTCTATGATCCCAAGAGAGCCATGGTAGTGATCTCTAGGGATGTGGTGTTCAATGAGATGGCTGCTTGGGATTGGGTGCAGCAAGGCACCGGGGAAGCTGGTGGCGTCAGCAACACTTTCACCATCGAGCACTTGGTGATccaaggaggaggaggtggcgctgaAAAGCaggttgctgctgctggagAGCGGACAACTGCTAGAGAGCAGTCTCCACCAGCAACAGCGCATTCACCTCCACCACAGTCCCCTGCGACAGCAGGACAGAAAACACCACCACTGGAATCCGCTTCTCCACCCACCGACATCGACGAGTACGTGGACGCCTTTCATGACGGCGAGGAGGTCCAGTTCGGATGGGTGGACAACATCATCGGCGAAGGGGGAGCTCCTGGGCTGACTAGCCGGCTTCAGGATGGGCTACTCTTTGTCAGCGCAGAGGAGCCACCAATGTTCACAATGGCTGAACACGACGCCAATTGGCGCTGGGCATTGTTGGAGATGAGGGTGACCGAGGACAATGGGACATGGGAGCTGGTGGATCCACCGATAGGCTGCAGACCAATTGGGCTAAAGTGGGTCTATAAGGTGAAGCGGATGAGCGCGGTGCCATTGTCAAGTACAAGGCCCAATTTGTTGGTTTTGTGCAGCGTGAGGGCATCAATTTCAAGGAAGTCTTTGCTCCGGTGGCATGAATGGAGTCCATTCGCTTGTTGTTGGCTATGGCAGCAGCGAAGGATTAGCGTGTCCACCACCTCGACGTCAAGTCTGCATTACTCAACAGTGAGCTTGCAGAGACAGTCTTCGTCAAGCAAGCTCCGGGCTTCTCCATCAAGGGCATTGAGCACAAGGTGCTCAAGTTGCGCAAGGTGCTCTACGGGCTGCGGCAGGCCCCTCGGCGTGGAACACCAAGCTCGATGCTACCTTGGACAAGCTTGGGTTCACTCGCTGCGCTAGAGAGCACATGCTCTACATGCGGCGACAGGGGAAGGAGGAGCTCTTCATCAGCGTGTATGTGGACGGTTTGATCGTCACTGGAGCGCGAGCGGAGAACATTGATCACTCCAAGCGCGAGATGGCAGCTCGCTTCAAGATGAGCGATCTCGGCATGCTCTCCTACTACCTCAGCATTGAGGTGAGGCAGGGAAAGGAGCACATCTCCTTGGGCCAGCGTGCCTATGCAACGGCATAGCAGACTGCAAGCCGAGCGTGACTCTGATGGAGGAGCGGCTAAAGCTGAGCAAGCACAACACTGCTGCGAAGTTGGACGCGACGCGCTACCGAAGCATCGTCGGCGAGCTGCGCTAGCTCACTCATACCCGGCCAAACATTGCATTTGCGGTTGGGTACGTCAGCTGTTTCATGGAGGATCCGCGTGAAGATCATTAGACGACAGTCAAGAGGCTGTTGCGCTACGTCAAGGGGTCGCTTGATCAAGCGATCATCTTCCCCAAGCGTGGCGGCAAAGGTGAGCTAAGGCTCACAGTCTTCAGCGAGGCACCCCCCAAGACCGAAGAAGGTGAGCTAGAGCTCACTATGTTCAGCGATGCACACATGGCAGGCGATATTGATGGTCGACAGAGCACCTTCGGTGTGCTCGTCTTCCTTGGAGCAGCCCCCATTGCTTGGCAGtcactgaagcaaaagattgtGGCGTTGTTGACATGTGAGACAGAGTATGTCGCAGCGGCCACTGGCTGCGCTAGCTGTTGGGCGAGCTGACTAGCGAGGAAGCTCACCCGCGAGCTTTGATGGTGGACACTCAGCTCGCCATCGCTCTCGCCGAGAACTTTGTCCTCCACGACAGGAGCAAGCACATCGACACCAAGTTCCATTTCCTCCTGGACTACGTCGATGGAGGGCAGATCATCATTGAGTTTGTCGAGACCGGCAGACAGCTCGCTGACATCCTCACCAAGTCACTCGGGCGCCTACGGTTCATGGAGCTGAGGAAGATGATTGACATGGATGAGGTCACAGTTTTAGGTTAGCAGTAGGATTAGAGGAAGAATTGTAAGACTGTAAGATATAATCTGCTGCTATCCAAAAAAGTTTGCAAGAAATTACAGACAAAACTTCTTGCTATTGCAGTGCAAGTTCCTTGCAACTATAGGGCAATTTCCTAGCAAGGCTTAGCAGCTCAAGTAGGACTATAAAGTAGAGTAGACTAGACTTGACTAGCAGTCAATCTTCTCTTGTGTAATTTCTAAGAAAGCCACTAGTCTCTATcagctataaatagaaggtaaAGGCACCAGTCTGAACCAACTATGTGTGTGTGCTTGAGCTCAACCCTTTCTTCTATCTCCGGTCATAGTGAGTGCATGGGTGTGCTGATAAGGTAATTGCTTACTTGTGTAGGGATCCCAGCAAACATATCTATGTTAAATTGTTAATTAGCCAATGATGTTGACCGAACATTATGTAGAAGAAAGCAGTGGCAAAAATGGCCAATGTTGGATCAGACAGGTGAATGGAGAACTTTCTCCCTGAGTATACATGCTCGTCTGCGGAGAAAATTGAGTAACAAAGAAGATTGGTTAGCACATGCATAACAAACCTGAAAGAAAGAAACAAAACTTGCAATGGGATCGTGACGTTACCTTTGGATTGTGAAACGGAGACGGACAGACACAACGGGTACGGGTGCTCACTGCTCGGAGACGTGAGGAGGACGAGCGTCCAGTAGGGGGCGATAGGTCATAGGTGCCAACAATCAGCTCGCCTGATATCACTGCGCTTATTAAGAGGTTGTTTGGGACTACTACACAAACTCTGCTCCATAAACTTCACTATGGAGCAGCTCCACcaaaaactggagtttgtggagtacctctgCACTATAAACTTCACTATGGAGCAGCTCCACcaaaaactggagtttgtggagtacctctttaggtgctctcacaactccactcttttttctcgaactgagtgcgtgaagctgaaaccgtttggctaaaaaacgtggagcagaacAGTTCCAAACACCCCCCCTTAGTGTGTGCCTGATATCACCCCCTTAGTGTGTGCCTGATATCACTGCACTTATTTAGTGTGTGTCACCCCCCCCTTAGTGTGTGCCTGATATCACCCCCTTAGTGTGTGCCTGATATCACTGCACTTATTTAGTGTGTGTCTGTGTTTTCATGCGACTGCTAAAATAGAGATTTTGTGCTGCAAAACAGAGCAAGCAGTCGATGTTCCTTTGCCATTTGATAGTACCCCTCTAAGTTTGAGGAGAAGGAGCTCATACGACAATTCGGCAAGCAAAGCACGTTCAACTCGAATCACAGATAGCAGTGCGAGGCTGTATCACCAAAGCACGAGCTACCCACATGAATCGAGGACAGGTAAATTGGTGATGACAGATCACAGAGAACAGAAAATGACACATCAAGGGCACAATTCGCAAAGGACAACTGATGGTTTTAATTAAATTCCAGATAGGCGacaagacaaaaaaaaatcactttGGTACCAATTGATGGTATCTCCTTCGATCATACAGAAGTGAGAATTAAGTTCACAACTAAAACCCTAGCGATACAAGAGATGCATTTGTCGCCACAAACTCAGCCACCACTCATTTTACTCCTCTGCCTCAAGCTCACCACTCTTCTTGTTGCCCTTCCTTGAGTACCTCAAGTTCCTCAGAAACTTAGGGTCCATCTAAAAGCACACAAAAGAGATCATTAATAGGCATACAAATGGCCAGGAGGATAAAACCCAGTCCAGAAGGGTATATTAAGCAAATAGGCACAGAAAATGAACTTTCTGCAGGAATACAATATTTATGTGAGAATGCAACTAGAAATATTTGGTATCAAACTATCTAAACCTTCCTCGCAAAAGCAATTTAGTGTTTCTGCAGATAAAGAATAAGTGAAAATTCATAATGAACACAAAATTGAGATCAGAAGATGAAAGACTACTGAAACTAGATATCACCGTGCAAACTAATTTGCTGTGCAAACAATGTTTTGGTCAAAGCAAGTATGTATACCGTGCATACTAATTTGCTGCACAAACAATTTTGGGTCAAAGCAAGTACAGCCTGAGATCTAATGTGTCAATAGCACTCATTCTCTAGTCAATCATCAACATAACTGCAGCATAAGAATTCAGAACATCAACTAACATAGCTACACAAGTACAAGGCAAAAACTATGATGCAGAAGGCGTGCAACAAGATGTATGCATAAAGAGATCATGTCGTGGTAATGTTTTAGCAATAAACCAAAAACAGAATAAAATAACTGGCATAACAAATTCAGTACAATATAAATGATAACACATATAGTTTACTTTCACGAAAAAGTTACAAAAATTTTATTTGGGACAAAAGACTCTGAAGGATAGCCGTGCAGCAtttcgtcaaaaacaacacGTCAGGAAGCAAGGCAATTTCAGAGCAACAAAGGCCACATACTGGTATAGATAACTAGGATAACAGGCATCAGTATTGATAGATATAAGCCATGATACAAAAACTACTGCATTTGCAATCGGGCTCAGGCCCACATAATGAATATGGCCACGTTTCAGCGAAAGGCAGTTTTCATATACAGATCTAGCATATTTGAGAAGGAAAAGGAAGCACGCACCCCCTTGGTGGAGGTCTGGCGGTGGCGCTTGGGCTTCTTGATGCCGTTCTTGTGCGCCTTGTACGACTGGTTATGCGCCGTGTGGTTCTTTGACTTGGCCATCCCGAATCCCTCTTGCTCCTGCACCTATTCACCTGCGATTCCACCAAGAAATCGGGAGATGAGCAATCGAATCAGGAGATGAGCAATCGAACCAGGGGATGGGGCTCAGGACGAAGACGAGGAGCAACGGTTCGCTGGTGATTCTTACCGGCGTCGGGGCAGGTCAGCGGCGGCGTGAGgagagttagggtttcgggaGCGACGGCGCTTCGAGGCTGGCATTATATAGACTGGGGGGGCTCTCTCAAGCCCAAGCCCAAGCCCATTTTTGTACTAGGCTCGGAAACAGCCCACTAGAAGCCCATTGAAGTGGCGTTCTTAGCCGTATGCCTCCGGAAATCTGCCGTGATATAATTCCTTGAAAAAAGTCCACTTTTCGTCCTCAAATTTTACAAAGTCCGTTTTTCTTATCAACTTTAAAATGGGTCAAACTATCTCTTTTAATTTAACTTTTTAAATCATACATTTTATCTCCCTAGAGGTTTTAAATACGGTTTTGCTATAGTAAACAGTGATTTGCTACCGTGATGGtggtttgtttttttattttggttgaatttttgaaaaatcataaaaaaatcaCAGAAGaaacataaaatataaaatttatATTTGTTGGACTCTACATGAGTAGAtatacacagtgaatatataatatggtatgctttagtacaaagtttttggtaTGAAGGTTTtgtatttttcttattttttatttatttggctgaatctttgaaaatacatagtaaatcacagaaaaaatataaaacaaaaaatctaattttttttggacTCCACGTTTGTAAATATACATAGTGAATATATAGTATAGTATGTTTTAGtctaataaaataattatagaagctgcaactatgaattattttagttaattaaacaaaaacatagatctaaatctacaacaaaaactttatactaaaatatatcatattatatgttcactatatAGATACACTCATGTGgagttaaaaaaaatatttttcattttatgatttttctgtaatttgctatgattttttaaagatttagctgaaataaataaaaagaaaaagacaaaacctctgtagcaaaaaaattatactaaagcgtatcatattatatatcacCGTGTAAacctactcatgtggagtctaaaaaattggatttttcattttataattttttgtgatttactatgatatttcaaagatttagccatgataagtaaaaaaataaaaaataaataaaatcaccGTCACTATAGCAAAACCGCTCCATGGAGGTAAAATGTATGATTtgaaaagttgagggatgtGATTTGTCCGGTTTTAAAGTTGAGAGAGAAAAACATACTATTATGAAAGTTAGTGGGGGGATAGACTTTCCTAATTCCTTTGTGTAGGACGTGGGCTGCCGGTGAGTTGATTTTTCATATGGCTTCTTATGGCACCACAACGGGAGTCATTAGGTTCTCTGTACGTAGAAAAAGGAAAGTAGTACACAGAAATTTATCGTTACTTTTGGCATACATGATTCCCCATGAGGGAGGTGAGGTGACTTATGTATGTGATGCAATTGCTCAGCTAGCAAATAATTAATGAAGACCAATATGTGAGGAGAAATATATTGAATATAGAACATGACATAGTTGCTACGAAGgatcatgtgcaagtgtgaaggGGCAAGCTAGATGCTCAGGACATGATGGCCGTGACGGTGAAGTATGATTAGTGGGCTTCGCACCGATGAACCAAGACACCGGAGAAGAGCAAACAAGGTTAAGATCGATGGATTGTGAAGGGCATCTAAAGCTATATAAAGATACCAAGTGGCTTGATAGAGTGAAGATGGAGGACCTTCATGCTATGGATAATAGTCAAGGTGGCGTGGATGGCCACGCTCGGTGATGACCATTGTTCATCGTATAGAAGACAAGCATCACCAAAATGGAGATGAAATAGAATATGCAAGACAAAGGTATGACTTGTAGAGCATTTCATTTCACTGGCCATTGATGTGTACATAAGTACATGGCCGATCTTAGGATAGATAATGCCACTCATGAGGTCTAGCTTGTGTTGCTTTAAGAGATGATGTCGATTTGAAATTTAAGagaaaaatctttgtaaaaatggtttgaaaatgataaCCAAGGCTTAAAGGTATTGATCATCATGTGGAAGATCACTTGAAATTGGCTTGCTTTGAAAAAGGTTTTTCAGTATGCACCTAACCGTGTGATGGTTTTTTAATTGAAATTTTGTGTTGATCCATT
It encodes:
- the LOC8083759 gene encoding 60S ribosomal protein L29-2, which codes for MAKSKNHTAHNQSYKAHKNGIKKPKRHRQTSTKGMDPKFLRNLRYSRKGNKKSGELEAEE